The region CGGGCATTCTTATAATGGGGTGTTTTCACCGAGTTCTGTTGTGTATCATTTAAAATCTAATGACAAAAGGAATCACTCATATCAATCTAACAAGCAAAGCGATGATCAACTCCTTGTTTAAATCCTTTATATGGTGTACTGCTTTGCTCTTGCATGTGAGCGGATTTTCCCAAAGTCCCCGGGTTAAAAATAGTGCAAAAACTGCAGTTGAAATAAGTCTTGACCAGGACCTTTCTTCAGATGAAGTTGCTGCTTTGAGTAGAGCCTACCAGGACAAGGCATTGTGGTTTAAAGAAATGCCCCATTTTAACAGGGACAGTACTGTTTTTTACTTTGATAGGGCTGCGCTACTACTGCAAAATAGCAAGCCTCTACAATATGAACGTTTGGCTGATTTGTATCGTGATATCACAGATAGAGCTAATAGGTCTCATAACTTTAACGTAGTAGATTCGCTGGCACCCATAGGTTGGGCTTATTATGAAAAAATCCCGGAAAACAAAAAAGATAAGGTTTTGGGTTATGATCTATTGATTAATTGGGCGTTGATAAAAATTATAAGAGGAGAGCCAAAACCGGGGCTCGAGCTTTTTGTAAAAGCCCTGGACTTGCTAAAAGATGATAATCGGCCTGAGATTCAGCTTAAGATATTGAAAGATAGAGGCAGATTTCTTTATCAATATGGGTTGCCGGAAGAGCAAGAAAAATCTTTTCAATTTTTAAAGGAAAGTATGATTGGCTATCAGAATTCAGATTATCCGGAAAAGAATGAGGCTCTTGTTGTTGCCTACAAATTGTTATTTTACCATTACGGAGAGTCAGATCCTGATTCAAGTGACTATTATATGCATCAAATAGAAGAGTTATTACCTCAAATCACTAATCCCTTTCATCATACCTGGCATTCTTATTCAATGGGTAGCAGCCTTATTCAAAAGGAAAAATACGAAGAGGCTAAACCTTACTTATATAAAACCATAAAATTTTTGGAGGAGTATAACCTACGAACTATTGATGTTTATCAATTCGCGCATGTTCTGTTAGGCAAGATTGCTAAGGCAGAAGGTAAATACGATAAAGCAATAGAATATTATGAAATTGCCAAGAACTCCTCAATCGCGATAAATACTAAGGTAAATACAGCCTACTTTATAGAAGAATTATCCAGATTGTATGCCCTCAAAGGAGATTATAAGACCGCTCTTGAATATCATATAGAGTGGTCGGAAGCTAACAACGTTATCGAAGTAGAAAGAAACGAAAGAAGCCTTCGTGAAAATGAATTACAGGTGAATGTGCTCAAGCAAGATAAAGAGCTTACTGCTAAGCGGCAACAACAAACTATTTATATTGTTGCCTTAATTATTGGTGCTTTATTGCTAGGACTATTATATCGTAATTACAGACTTAAACAAAGGAGTAATCAAAAACTAAAAGCACTAAATGAAGAGCTAGCCCATAAAAATGTGTTGCTTGATAAACACAACGCAGAAAATGAACTGCTTCTTAAAGAAATACATCATCGTGTGAAGAACAATTTAGAAATGGTAAAAAGCCTGATTGCTTTGCAGTCGGCTCAAATAGATGACCCTGCCACTAAAGACGCTATGATCGCCAGCCAAAACAGAGTACAATCGATGGGTATTATTCATCAAAAATTATATCAAGGGACAAATCTGGGAAGTATTGAAATGAAGGATTACTTCATCAACCTAAGTGAAGGTATTCTCGACAGTTTTAATGCAGAAGAGCGTGTAAAAATTGAATGCGCTATGGATAACCTGGAACTGGATGTTGATACAGCCGTTCCCATTGGCCTTATTGTAAACGAGCTGCTCACTAATGCCCTTAAGTATGCATTTCCAGAACAGCAACAGGGTGTTATACATATAAGTCTGGCAAAGGACAGTAATCAAAATTTAAGACTGGAGGTGACAGATAATGGTGTCGGGAAAACAGCAGGTCTTGCTCCCAAAGGCACCGGTTTCGGTTCGCAATTGGTAGAACTATTAACCCTGCAACTAAATGGGAAGATGAGAGAACGCAGTGATCAAGGAACTCATATTGAATTTGATTTTCTTCTCCAAAAAAGCGCATAATGAGCGAAAGCATTAAGATATTGATTGTGGAAGTTGAGATGGTTATTGCTACAAATATCTTCTTACAACGTACTAAACTGGGATAAAAAGTTACCGAAATTCTTCCCCGGTTGAAGAAGCTTTAGCACACATAAATATCAACCACCTGATATATTGCTACTGGATATCAACCTTAAAGGTGAGCTGGACGGCATTGAAATTACCCTGGCTCTGCAAAAGACCATGATATTAACCTGAAGCATGAATTATCTATTGTAAGGGACACATAACTGTCACAATTAAAAACAAAAAAATCCTAACATCTTATAAATAAGCCTATTAGGATTTTATTTTGTGACCTTGCCAGGATTCACCGATTTCTCAAATAGCCTATAAATACTGATAACTTATTTTCTATGTTGACGATTTGTGAACCTAAATTTTGATGCCATTTGTATCGTCTTGGGCAAAGGTACTAATATTCAAGTATTTAGACATTAAAATCAAAGAAATCTTACAGAATTCGGATTATCATTTGTGAGATGAATTTTCAGAAGAACAAATAAGCCCCTATTCAGACTTAGTAGAATGAATTTCAGATCAATCTAATGAAATCATTTTTGTTCCCAAATCATAAAACAACCAAGTAGGTGAATAATCTACCACTGCTAATATTAGAATTTTAAAGCCAAGTGCTTAAAGGTAAATTTTTTTAATTTCAAGATTAAAAACAAACTTAAAGGGCCAGGAGGTTCTCAATCTCTCTTTGCGGTAGCAGCTGAACGTGTAAAGCAAAAATATGATAAAGGAACTTTCTCTGTCGCGAAATCTGAGCTGTCTATAACCTGGAAGAGTTTCTGAACCTCAAAACCACTCAAAAGAAAGAGGAGGTTAAAAAATCAATAAAAGAGCGAAATCGGGGGTTGTGAATTGCTTTCAGAATTGTATTTTTAATTAGGATTCACAGGATTCTAAATATCCTAACTCTGAAGAAGTAGGTTGTGAATTGCTTTCAGAATTGTATTTTTAATTAGGATTCACAGGATTTGTTTTTGATAATACTAAAACCATAGAGTTGTGAATTGCTTTCAGAATTGTATTTTTAATTAGGATTCACAGGATAAATGGCTTTACCATATCTTCGGGCGCAGTTGTGAATTGCTTTCAGAATTGTATTTTTAATTAGGATTCACAGGAGTATGGAAAGAAGAGAATAGAGCTCCTGAGTTGTGAATTGCTTTCAGAATTGTATTTTTAATTAGGATTCACAGGTCCAGATATGTCATTATACTTCAAGTATAGTTGTGAATTGCTTTCAGAATTGTATTTTTAATTAGGATTCACAGGGAAATTCTTATGAAAGCCTTGCGCTCTTAAGTTGTGAATTGCTTTCAGAATTGTATTTTTAATTAGGATTCACAGGAAGGCTGATAAAAATTATAATGAATATCCTGTTGTGAATTGCTTTCAGAATTGTATTTTTAATTAGGATTCACAGGCGCGCTTTCTCCATCATTACCACTTAGCAGTTGTGAATTGCTTTCAGAATTGTATTTTTAATTAGGATTCACAGGTCTTCAACAATTAATACTCACTCATTATGAGTTGTGAATTGCTTTCAGAATTGTATTTTTAATTAGGATTCACAGGTTATGGAAGACGAAATACAAGAAGGGATCAGTTGTGAATTGCTTTCAGAATTGTATTTTTAATTAGGATTCACAGGCTCTGCTACATCTTCACTGGTACTAAACCAGTTGTGAATTGCTTTCAGAATTGTATTTTTAATTAGGATTCACAGGGACTTTATTTAGACTATCCATAGCTGCTGCGTTGTGAATTGCTTTCAGAATTGTATTTTTAATTAGGATTCACAGGATAAATGGCTTTACCATATCTTCGGGCGCAGTTGTGAATTGCTTTCAGAATTGTATTTTTAATTAGGATTCACAGGAGGATTTACGTAAACCAATTTGGTTACAATGTTGTGAATTGCTTTCAGAATTGTATTTTTAATTAGGATTCACAGGCAATTTGCATTTTTAAATTTCCGCCAAATAGTTGTGAATTGCTTTCAGAATTGTATTTTTAATTAGGATTCACAGGAGTGACGGCTAAGGGTTGAACCTTTCAAGGGTTGTGAATTGCTTTCAGAATTGTATTTTTAATTAGGATTCACAGGAATATCGCCGGGTTACAAGGCCATTCAAAAGTTGTGAATTGCTTTCAGAATTGTATTTTTAATTAGGATTCACAGGTTCGTTGCGGAACTTCATTCCGGCAACAAGTTGTGAATTGCTTTCAGAATTGTATTTTTAATTAGGATTCACAGGAAATAACGGCCTTATCACCTTAATAAGCGAGTTGTGAATTGCTTTCAGAATTGTATTTTTAATTAGGATTCACAGGTGATGTTCTATTTAGGACAAAGCCAGAAGAGTTGTGAATTGCTTTCAGAATTGTATTTTTAATTAGGATTCACAGGGATATTCCTTTCTTCTTAGAATGGTCTGGGGTTGTGAATTGCTTTCAGAATTGTATTTTTAATTAGGATTCACAGGCCAGCGTCGGCGTTTGGCGCGTTGTTTTGGGTTGTGAATTGCTTTCAGAATTGTATTTTTAATTAGGATTCACAGGCCGACAGAGATTTAAAAGAAGCGATCGAAGTTGTGAATTGCTTTCAGAATTGTATTTTTAATTAGGATTCACAGGGAAGCGATACGCGAAGACCTGGGAAAGATAGTTGTGAATTGCTTTCAGAATTGTATTTTTAATTAGGATTCACAGGGACTTTTTTTATAATTGAAGCCAACGCAAGTTGTGAATTGCTTTCAGAATTGTATTTTTAATTAGGATTCACAGGTCTAAACTGGTTATTCCTAAAGGAAGGTAAGTTGTGAATTGCTTTCAGAATTGTATTTTTAATTAGGATTCACAGGAAAGTTCGGCCAGGCTGTTAAGGTCCGAAGGTTGTGAATTGCTTTCAGAATTGTATTTTTAATTAGGATTCACAGGTTTACCGGGAAGATTATTCACTGGACGCAAGTTGTGAATTGCTTTCAGAATTGTATTTTTAATTAGGATTCACAGGTTTTGTTTTCCCATCGACGAAGCCGTTAAGGTTGTGAATTGCTTTCAGAATTGTATTTTTAATTAGGATTCACAGGGAAAATACAAAAAAGAAGTAGGGATTCTTGGTTGTGAATTGCTTTCAGAATTGTATTTTTAATTAGGATTCACAGGCGGTATTCACGCTGAAACTCCTGAGGACGGGTTGTGAATTGCTTTCAGAATTGTATTTTTAATTAGGATTCACAGGTTTTAACCAGCTATTAATAAAAAGCCAGTAGTTGTGAATTGCTTTCAGAATTGTATTTTTAATTAGGATTCACAGGAAGCCAATGAAGAATTACAGGCGGCCGTTAGTTGTGAATTGCTTTCAGAATTGTATTTTTAATTAGGATTCACAGGTAATATCGCCGTCGCTAATTTCGACGCCGGGTTGTGAATTGCTTTCAGAATTGTATTTTTAATTAGGATTCACAGGATAATCACATTGGCAATTTCGGGATAGTTGGTTGTGAATTGCTTTCAGAATTGTATTTTTAATTAGGATTCACAGGTTTTAGCTCGGTATATTTGTCTAAAACTGAGTTGTGAATTGCTTTCAGAATTGTATTTTTAATTAGGATTCACAGGAAGCAAAAAAAAAGCACAGCAAGGCTTAGGTTGTGAATTGCTTTCAGAATTGTATTTTTAATTAGGATTCACAGGTTTTAATTTTTGAAGAAAAGGCTTCGTTAGTTGTGAATTGCTTTCAGAATTGTATTTTTAATTAGGATTCACAGGAAACCTGAATTTGTGAACCAAAATTTAACGGTTGTGAATTGCTTTCAGAATTGTATTTTTAATTAGGATTCACAGGACTTTTGATCCGGGACACGAACACGTGGAAGTTGTGAATTGCTTTCAGAATTGTATTTTTAATTAGGATTCACAGGATTATCTCCTGCGTGACTTATAATCATCTCGTTGTGAATTGCTTTCAGAATTGTATTTTTAATTAGGATTCACAGGGCTAAAAGGAATCCCATAAATGTTACCATTGTTGTGAATTGCTTTCAGAATTGTATTTTTAATTAGGATTCACAGGGCCGCCTTTCAATTAGGAATTAAAGAACCAGTTGTGAATTGCTTTCAGAATTGTATTTTTAATTAGGATTCACAGGACTTGTAAACGAAATTTTCAAACACTACAAGTTGTGAATTGCTTTCAGAATTGTATTTTTAATTAGGATTCACAGGCCAGGTCGCGAATATTAAAGAATTAAAAAGTTGTGAATTGCTTTCAGAATTGTATTTTTAATTAGGATTCACAGGCTACTAACCAAAACCTAAACTTATTCAGAAGTTGTGAATTGCTTTCAGAATTGTATTTTTAATTAGGATTCACAGGCAGCGTCCAGGGTGGAAGCTGTCTTGTCAGTTGTGAATTGCTTTCAGAATTGTATTTTTAATTAGGATTCACAGGCATAGCGCTACCCACCTGTTTGCAACAGGGGTTGTGAATTGCTTTCAGAATTGTATTTTTAATTAGGATTCACAGGATTTCCTGGATAAAGCCAATCTTGAGTTAAGTTGTGAATTGCTTTCAGAATTGTATTTTTAATTAGGATTCACAGGTCAACACATGATTTATGTAGGTAATCATCAGTTGTGAATTGCTTTCAGAATTGTATTTTTAATTAGGATTCACAGGGTGAATCACAGGCAACCGCGCCAACATACGGTTGTGAATTGCTTTCAGAATTGTATTTTTAATTAGGATTCACAGGAACAAAAACCCCTTTCAACCTGGGAAGCGAGTTGTGAATTGCTTTCAGAATTGTATTTTTAATTAGGATTCACAGGACGACGACCTTATGTACCCCCTGGCGCCTAGTTGTGAATTGCTTTCAGAATTGTATTTTTAATTAGGATTCACAGGATACCCGCTATAAAAGGCTGGTATCCTGTTTTTTAAGTGATCTATTAGAATTAAAAAATAAGAAGCTTTTGAGATGTCTTGACAGTATTCAGTAGGAGATTTAAAATCCTAGAAAAGTTCAAGTTGTTGGATAGGAGCCTCGGGGGCTGTTTCTTTTCTTCCATGAAAGAGTTCAATCATCCCAAATTGCTTATCCGTAATTTGCATTATACATACCTTTCCTTTTTTTGGTAGGTTTCTCTTGGTTCGTTTGGTATGGACATCAGCATTTTCACGACTAGCGCAAAACCTGGTATAGATTGAAAATTGAAACATTCCAAAACCGTCATCAAGAAGATCTTTCCTGAAACGAGCTGCAGCTTTTCGTTCTACCCTGGTC is a window of Salegentibacter salegens DNA encoding:
- the cas2 gene encoding CRISPR-associated endonuclease Cas2, with the protein product MDEKFSRLNQYRSMWVLVFFDLPTETRVERKAAARFRKDLLDDGFGMFQFSIYTRFCASRENADVHTKRTKRNLPKKGKVCIMQITDKQFGMIELFHGRKETAPEAPIQQLELF
- a CDS encoding histidine kinase dimerization/phosphoacceptor domain -containing protein; the protein is MTKGITHINLTSKAMINSLFKSFIWCTALLLHVSGFSQSPRVKNSAKTAVEISLDQDLSSDEVAALSRAYQDKALWFKEMPHFNRDSTVFYFDRAALLLQNSKPLQYERLADLYRDITDRANRSHNFNVVDSLAPIGWAYYEKIPENKKDKVLGYDLLINWALIKIIRGEPKPGLELFVKALDLLKDDNRPEIQLKILKDRGRFLYQYGLPEEQEKSFQFLKESMIGYQNSDYPEKNEALVVAYKLLFYHYGESDPDSSDYYMHQIEELLPQITNPFHHTWHSYSMGSSLIQKEKYEEAKPYLYKTIKFLEEYNLRTIDVYQFAHVLLGKIAKAEGKYDKAIEYYEIAKNSSIAINTKVNTAYFIEELSRLYALKGDYKTALEYHIEWSEANNVIEVERNERSLRENELQVNVLKQDKELTAKRQQQTIYIVALIIGALLLGLLYRNYRLKQRSNQKLKALNEELAHKNVLLDKHNAENELLLKEIHHRVKNNLEMVKSLIALQSAQIDDPATKDAMIASQNRVQSMGIIHQKLYQGTNLGSIEMKDYFINLSEGILDSFNAEERVKIECAMDNLELDVDTAVPIGLIVNELLTNALKYAFPEQQQGVIHISLAKDSNQNLRLEVTDNGVGKTAGLAPKGTGFGSQLVELLTLQLNGKMRERSDQGTHIEFDFLLQKSA